The DNA region GGCTCCAGGCGTGTCctgcccggctgcccctgcgtCACGGCCGCTTGCCACCACACGCTGCTGGAGAAGACCTGCACGCTGCCGCTGACGCCTCCTTCCTCGTCTGCCCGCATGGCCTCTTCCTCCTTCGACGTTGATTGGAGGAGCTCATCATCCTCCAATCTCAGGTGCTCTGTTTGATGTTTAGGATCTGTCCTCTTTTGTTGAGATAGTACTGTACAATAGATCTATAGCAGTAGATTGCAATTGCTATTTGCTTCTTTTGATCTGGACAGCTCAAGATCTCTTGGGCTTTGTTATTTTCTACGTTGTCAGTTATTTTCTTCGTTTCTCAAGTTCAGTGGTTGAAGCAGCAGCTCGGCAGCAGTGTTGCTCAGGACTACAATGTCAAAAATCATAGCATAAGGAGGATCAACTAACAACATAATTCTTATCCCATATCATCCGTTTCTGAATGTTGCGAACCCAACAGGAACAAGCACTCAGAAATTCAGATGCTCGCCATTGGAAGCAAGTATTCAGAAATTCAGATGCTCATAACTGGGAAGCAGGCAACCACATGgaaagggaggaggaagaggcggCGGCAGGACGCGACGACGTGGAGACACAGGCGGCGCCGGCATATGGAGCGGCAGCCGAGCTTAGAGCTGGCGCCGGGCGAAATAGCGCCTGggagccgagccgccgcgcctgCAGGAACGATGTCCGcactcctcctcctcatcacgAGTCCTCGTCGCAATCCGCCCGATGGCCGCGGGATCCACGCGTCGCGTCGCGAGAGCAGGTATGCCCATGATCCAGTTTGCCTACCGGGTGCATGGATTTTTTTTTCCGGCAGCGCCCCTGATTGGCTTGTATGGGCTAGTTCTGACAGCTTGTGTAAGTAATGTGATGAATCTGTTAGGCTTATGTTAGCCATAGCCATATCATATTGAATTTGGATATACATACGCATGTGTTATGGGTGTCTTTGTGGTTAAATGTCAAACTCCTTTCATGTCTACATATTACCGGTTAGCTGTGCAAATTATTTTAAATATGTTAGTTAGTTCTACAAGTTTGTTAAAATTTTTTCCATAACGGTATATACCTGTTGCCTTTTTCAACTTCTATCTCATGTGTTATTGAGCTATGCAGTGGCATTTAAGGAATGATGCTAAAATTCACTCCAAGGGTATAATCGTTTTTTTCCTATAAAAATAATAGAAACTTAACAGTCAACTAACGGAAATGATAATAAGGAACAAAAAATTAGAGATAGTGGCAGTGAAGGGACTTGAAGAATTTTAGGGGCAATGAACTCATACTCTCTACTTTTAGCCCATCGAAGACCGCCGAGAGGTCACCTCGTTGGGCCATGTCCATGTGCCTGCAGCCTGCTTCTGGGCTCGGCCCATCTGGAAGCCTCGCCAGTGTCCCCACATGTCAGCCAACCGGCGGTTACCCAAACCCTTGCTCTTTCTTCTCCTTTTCCGAACAGCGCCGTCCGTCATTGATGAAGCTCCCCCGATCCAATCCCAAACGACCACGAGCACCCAAGGCCGCAAAACCCTCGCCGCCATGGCGCCGCCACCTGGATTCGACGCCGGAAACGGCGTCACTGCTCCCTCGCGTTCGGCCATCATTGGCGGCTCGGCGGCCGGCCACCACCTGCTCGACATCGAGGGGTACTCGCACACCAAGGACTACCTGCCCACCGGCCAGTGCATCAAGTCTCGCCCTTTCACCGTCAGTGCGGGCGGTACCTCCTGGCGGATCCTCTGCTACCCCAACGGCGACCAACCCGATGTCTCCGAGTTCATCTCCGTCTTCCTCGACCTCGACCAGGGCGTCGCCGAGGCCGTGGAGGCGCAAGCCAAGTTCAGCCTGCTCGATCAGACCGGGGAACCCGTGCCGTCACACAGCCAGATGACAAAGATGCATAAGTACCTCTGCACAGGCGACGGCGGATTTGGCTACCGTGACTTCATCAACAGGGCGTGGCTGGAGGAGTCGGGGCATCTCAAGAATGACTGCTTCAGCATCAGGTGCGACGTCTTCGTTTCCATGGAGCTCCGCACGGAGGACAGGGCCGTGGACCCTGTGTTCGTCACGGTGCCGCCCTATGACCTGCACCTGCATCTTGAGCGTCTCCTCGCAGCCAAAACTGGAGCCGATGTCACATTCGAGGTTGGTGGCGAGACGTTCAGGGCGCATAGATGCATTCTTGCAGCCCGGTCGACGGTGTTTGAGGCGGAGCTCTTCGGCCAGATGAAGGAGAGCGTGGACACCACAGTCATACGCGTGGATGACATGGAGGCAGATGTGTTCAGAGCTTTACTTGGTTTCATGTACACGGATGGACTACGGCCTGTCCAGCTCTGCAACAGGCTGCAATGTCTCAGCATTTGCTTGTCGCGGCAGACAGGTATAACCTGGAGAGGCTAAAGCTGATTTGTGAAGATAACCTCTGCGTGCACATTGATACGGGATCCGTGGCGACCATCTTGGCATTGGCTGAGCAGCACCGTTGCCGTGGGCTCAAGGAGGCGTGCTTCGATTTCCTCAGCTCACCGTCGACTCTGAATGCTGTTATGGCAACTGATGGTTTTGAGCATTTAACAAGAAGCTGTCCTGCTGTGTTGAAGGAGCTCATGTCCAATATCGCAGCTCGTGTCCCTTGATTACTAACTAGGAAGCAAGATGAGAGGACATCGCGTCGGGTTTCAGTGCAGATGTTTTGATCAGGATGACATACCATGGGTGTCCAAAATTGTTGCTCGCCTGCCCATTGATTGCAAAGAAGCAAGATGAGGGGTCGTTAGGTTTCAGTGGGGATCTTTCGTCAGGATGATAAGGGCTGCTGCCTAGTACTAATTTTTCTATGTATAGCCTTATCCTTAAAAGGGAGGCCATTCACCTCTATCTTCATTTTGTTTGGTCATTGCATCCTGTATGGGTTATTAGCTGTGAAACCATGCTGTCTATAATCATTTAGAAGTAATTAAACAGGAGTTTGGACTTTTAATTTTTATGTCTACTCAGCAACTCTTACACTTGGTGCGACACGAATGGATTGTCACTTTTTTAGTCATAACTGTTTTTCAGTTTACTAGTTTAGCTTACTCTTGATACATGAAGTCCAAGAAAACTATTTCTtttgctttgtttatgttaTTGACCATTGGATGATTGTGTATGCCGTAAATAGTGACAGTCCATCTACCAAGTTAATAATCAACATGAGTTTATTTGACAAGAGCATAACTGGAGGTTACACTTAAACATCAGTCATTTTTCTGCCATGATTATGAAAATTAGCATTTTCATCGAAGGAAGCTAATTTGATGCAACATTTATTTGGCTAAACTGGTCCTAAATTGCTTTCAAATTGTTCTTTAACTTGTGTTTGTTCTGAACTGAAAAATGCCAATTGTTAGTTCACAAAATGAAACTTTATGATGCTGTCATTCACAAGAGATATCAAGTAAATTCAGTTGAAAGATGTGTAATGGGGGTGTACTTgtgctcttttttttttcattctGCAATATATGCCTTCGCTCAGTTCAGCAGGATAGGCAGGTGGAACATTAACCTGAAAGCAGCCTTGCCTCAGGGTGCTGATCTGTCTTATTGTATATTATTCTGGAAGCTATCTCTTAAAATTGGTTGATGAGTTTATCAGCACCAGTACCAGTGATGACCGGACCATGACTTAAACCGACTGAGTAGCATGATAGCACCTGCTGTGTGAAGAAATTCCTGAATCCTTTGGTTGCTGGGCATTTGATTTGAAATTcaattttcttatttttcttaCAGTTTAAATTAGCATGCCATCTCCTGGTGAAAACACAAACATGATACTCTGTTGATTACTGATGTATCCAGGAATTGTGCTCTGGGTAAAGGTTTGATCAGCCACCTGGGAGTAGAACAGCTTGCTCTTTTTTCTTGATGGGCGATGAAGATACTTGATGGCATCTCCATCTTCTGATCAAGTTTAAAGTCAGCAAGATCATCCGGTCACCTGCTGTGTCTATGCTTGAAACTTGTGGTGGCTACTACGCTGCAGCAGGCCAATGATCTCTGCTCAATGATTTTGGTCATTTATGGTGTGGGCTTGTGGCTGATTGGGCCTTATG from Panicum hallii strain FIL2 chromosome 9, PHallii_v3.1, whole genome shotgun sequence includes:
- the LOC112872900 gene encoding uncharacterized protein LOC112872900; its protein translation is MHAAWMDSGSAGSRGAASRRATYLSHWRLGSRRVLPGCPCVTAACHHTLLEKTCTLPLTPPSSSARMASSSFDVDWRSSSSSNLRNKHSEIQMLAIGSKYSEIQMLITGKQATTWKGRRKRRRQDATTWRHRRRRHMERQPSLELAPGEIAPGSRAAAPAGTMSALLLLITSPRRNPPDGRGIHASRRESRYAHDPVCLPVAFKE